The Scatophagus argus isolate fScaArg1 chromosome 20, fScaArg1.pri, whole genome shotgun sequence genome window below encodes:
- the ankra2 gene encoding ankyrin repeat family A protein 2, which translates to MDNVTVSASEGISECPLVSDDMEGICVMPDLGAIKTEQSTADDPSTQNVAMGIKFILPNRFDMNVCSRFVKSLNEEDSKNIQDQVNSDLEVASVLFKAECNIQTSPSPGIQVRHVYTPSTTKHFSPIKQSTTLTNKHRGNEVSSTPLLVHSLSIHQLAAQGEMVFLASRIEQETVINLQDEEGFTPLMWAAAHGQIAVVEFLLQNGADPNLLAKGRESALSLACSKGYTDIVKMLIDCGVDVNEYDWNGGAPLLYAVHGNHVRCVEILLESGADPTIESDSGFNAMDMAVAMGHRNVQQVMEAHLLKLLMGIRE; encoded by the exons ATGGACAACGTTACCGTGTCAGCTTCAGAGGGGATATCAGAATGTCCTCTGGTTTCTGACGACATGGAGGGGATCTGTGTAATGCCGGATTTGGGTGCCATCAAGACCGAGCAATCGACGGCAGATGATCCGAGCACCCAAAATGTGGCCATGGGCATCAAGTTCATCCTGCCCAACCGCTTTGACATGAATGTTTGCTCAAGATTTGTCAAGTCGCTTAACGAGGAGGACAGCAAGAACATCCAGGACCAGGTCAACTCTGATCTGGAGGTGGCTTCCGTTCTATTCAAAG ctGAGTGCAATATCCAGACCTCACCTTCCCCGGGTATACAAGTGCGCCATGTTTACACGCCGTCCACCACCAAACACTTTTCCCCCATCAAACAGTCCACCACACTCACCAATAAACACCGTGGCAATGAGGTTTCTTCCACGCCCCTTTTGGTGCACT cttTGTCCATTCATCAACTTGCGGCCCAAGGTGAAATGGTGTTTCTGGCCAGCAGGATCGAACAAG AGACTGTGATCAATCTCCAAGATGAGGAAGGCTTTACCCCCCTGATGTGGGCGGCTGCACATGGACAAATCGCTGTCGTCGAGTTTCTGCTCCAAAAC GGTGCTGACCCCAACCTCCTGGCCAAAGGGAGGGAAAGTGCATTGTCCTTGGCATGCAGTAAAGGATACACTGATATTGTGAAGATGCTCATTGACTGTGGTGTTGATGTCAATGAATATGATTGG AATGGAGGAGCCCCTCTGCTGTACGCTGTTCACGGGAACCATGTGCGCTGTGTGGAAATCTTGTTAG AGAGTGGTGCCGATCCTACCATTGAGTCAGATTCTGGATTCAATGCAATGGACATGGCTGTGGCTATGGGACACCGGAATG